A genomic segment from Schistocerca piceifrons isolate TAMUIC-IGC-003096 chromosome 4, iqSchPice1.1, whole genome shotgun sequence encodes:
- the LOC124795598 gene encoding uncharacterized protein LOC124795598, with protein sequence MYLYPVTPKEVQSAINKLKSKMSCGFDGIPDQIIRYSTNNVVAQHVDIINDSFESGVFPNKLKQSTVGVKPTDPTQFPPAFPKNEVLCSEQHVFRNKRSTTTAIYEYMKSILSLMDKKLELTGVFIELSKGFDMVDHKILLSILETYGIQGLSNN encoded by the exons ATGTACTTATATCCAGTAACACCCAAAGAAGTACAATCGGCTATCAACAAACTAAAGAGTAAAATGAGCTGCGGATTTGATGGCATCCCTGACCAAATTATTAGATATAGTACCAATAATGTTGTCGCTCAGCATGTGGACATAATCAATGACTCTTTTGAATCTGGAGTGTTTCCAAATAAACTTAAGCAGTCAACA GTTGGAGTTAAACCAACAGACCCAACGCAATTTCCTCCTGCATTTCCAAa aaacgaAGTCCTATGCAGTGAACAACAtgtattcagaaataagaggtcaacaacAACTGCTATTTATGAGTACATGAAATCCATATTGAGCCTTATGGACAAAAAACTAGAATTAACAGGAGTATTTATTGAACTGTCAAAAggttttgacatggtggaccataagaTTCTGCTGTCAATCCTTGAAACATATGGTATTCAAGGTCTGTCCAACAACTAG